The Sulfurospirillum tamanense DNA segment GCGTAGGGATGATGCGCACCAATTCACTTGCAGGTACCAACGCGCCTGTGTGCGTGTGCAAGTTTAGAGAAGAGAGGTGCGCCTCAAAAGCACCAACACTCTTTACATGTAAAGCAGGAGCATCAAGGCGCAAAAACAACGGTACTTGGGTGTGTGAATCCTCGCGGTTTTGGGCCGCCACATGAACGCCCTCGTAAGCAAGGTAGACAATGTCGTGAAGTTGCTTGATATCTACGCCTGAGCTTAGCGCGCGCGCTGCGTCTATTTCAAGAGTGAAGGTGTCGTGCACTGCTTCTTCAAGGGTATCTACATCTACAAGACCGGACGTGTTGCGTAACACGTCTTGGACTTGGGCGTTGAGTTCCCGCAAAAGTGCCTCATTTTCACCGTACAGCTCCACTACAACAGCTGCAAGTGTCGGAGGCCCCGCGGGCTCTTCGACCATCTTAATGCGTGTGCCTTCCACCAAAGGCTCACACTTGTTTTGGAGCACAGGGCGCAAGCGATGCACTAGGGCAAAACTGGCTTCTTCGCGGGAGGTTTTGTCGGTAAGGTTCACCACAATCTCCGCCACATGTTCGCCCTGTTTTAACCCAGAACCTTTGACAAGTCCCGCATAATCAAGAGGCCCACCCATGCCCGCGTACACGCTCATAGAATGCACATGGGGCTCGCCAGAGAGCAAGGAAGTGACACATTGGGTTACGTGCGTAGTTTGCACATGGGAGCTGCCTTTGGGTAAATCCACGTAGACCGAAAAGGTGTCCGCACTTTTGCCTGGAAGCATTTTGGCTTTGACGATTTGGGTAGGAAACATCCAAAGAGACCCTATAAAGGCTAGCAATGTTATACCAATAACGGCGCGTTTTTTAAAGGGTGAGGCCAAAATCCCTAAAAGCCAGCGCTCAAACTTCATGGGAATCTCCTTTGGGCGCGCGCTTGAGGATTCGGCGTGCTAGGTAGGGGGCAAAAATATAGGCAATTACCAAGGAGGCAAAGATGGTGACAGGTACATTAAGGGGAATAGGGCGCATGAATTGCCCCATCATTTGCCCCACAAAGGCCATAGGCACCATTGTGAGGATAATGGCAATGGTAGCAATGTTGGTGGGTGCGCTGATTTCATCCGTAGCTTCAAGGATGATTTCATCGGTTGAGCGGTCACTAGAGCCCTTGGTTTGCAAGTGGCGGTGAATATTTTCAATGACAATAATTGCTGCATCTACCAAAATACCAAGGCTAAGTAAAAAAGCAAACAACGTAATACGATTGATGGTTTGGTCGCCCAAGTAAGCTACAAACAAGGTTACTGCAAAGATAGCAGGCACCAAAAAAGTGACGATGAGCGATTCGCGCCATCCTAGTGTAAAGACGAGTAACAAAGAGATAATCACAATAGAAACAGCCAAATTACTCACAAGGTCATTGACTGCCTTGTCTGCACGTGTGCCGTAGTTTCGCGTTACAAGGGTGCCAATGCCCTCATTGGCAAAGACTTCCTCCCATGCTTTTAACTCCTCAAGCACTTCTTGGGCAATCACCACAGCGTTAGACCCGCGCAACTTAGAAAGGGTGAGGGTGACTTGGCGGTGCGCGTTTTCAAGGGAGTTTGGAAGGTGAACATAGGCGCGTTCAAAGGTTTGTACCGCTTCGCCTTGGGTGATGGTGGCGATGTCTTGGAGGTAAACGGGCGCTCCTTGGTGTAGGGCGACGATGAGGTGCTGGAGTTGGGTTTTGTTTTCAAGCACCCCTTGGACGCCAAAAACCACCAATTCGCCCTCTTTGGTGCGCAGTTTTGTGTTGGGATTTTTAGAAAGAAGCGCGTCAAGTTGCACGGCAACTTGCCCCAAAGAGAGTCCATAAAAGGAGAGTTTGTGCGCGTCTACGAGGATGTTGTACTGTTCTGTTGCACCGCCTTTGATTTCCATTTTGGCTAAATTTTCTACCCCGCCAAGGCCAGATCGCACCGCATCGACGCGCTGGGTGAGCCCTACGTAATCAAGAGGAGAATCAGGCTTGAGATAAAACGCAACAGAGAGAATGGGGATGTCAATGTCAATATCAAAGGGCCGCACCAAGGGCGCAAGGGCACCTTTGGGGAGTTGGTCCATGTTTTGCATGACCTTGTCGTAAAGCTTGACGTTTGAGATTTCGCGGTCTTCTCCGATGGTATACATGACGTTAAGCATGCCCATGTTTTGAGCGGCTACGCCATAGATGTGCTCGACCCCTTGAATTTCTTTGATTTTACGCTCAAGAGGTTTGATGATGACATTACGCACCTCTTCGGGCGAGGCGCCTGGAAGCATCACCATGATGGTGCCGCCACTGATGGCGATTTGCGGGTCTTCTTCGCGTGGGGTAATCACGAGGGCTAAGTAGCCCAGCAAGAGCAGCGTAATGCCCAAAAGCGGCGTGAGCGGGTTGTGTAAAAACGCCCTAGCGATGCGCCCTGCGATGGTGTGGGCTTGAAGAGGTTGGCTCATTGGTCTAGTCCGATACGCGCAAACATGCCCGGATACGCTGTGCCCTCAAAGGCGATTTTGAGTTTAAAGGTGTGGGTAGAGGCAACAGGAATGATGGCTTCGATGGTGCCTTGGGTGTGTAGCTCAAGAGCGGGAATTTCCACTGCTACTGTGCTTCCTGTGTGAACACGCGAAAGGTAACTTTGGGGGAGTTGGGCGTGAATGCGCAAACTCTCCATGTCTACAAGGCGTAGTGCAGGAACACCAGGCATGGCCATTTCCCCTTCACGGAGATGTTTTTGGGTGATGAGGCCATCACTGGGGGCTTTTATGGTGAGGTACGTGTATTGGTGCATGAGCGTTGCAAGTTGTGCCTTGGCTTGGTCAATTTGTTTGGCGGCGATGTCTACCATGGCGTGGAGATTTTGCACGGAAAGCTCCAAGTGCTCTACCTCGGCTTTGGCGACCATCTCTTTGGCAAAAAGGCGTTGGTGACGGGCAAGGTTAAGTGAAGCGTTTTGGAGTTGGTTGTGGTGCATTTGCCACGACAAGGTAGCTGCAGCAATCGCGAGCTCCATTTGGTGTTTAGATTGGTCGAGTTCATTGGCATCAATCTCATAGAGCACGTCCCCTTTGCGCACGCTTTTACCCTCTTCGACATGGATGCGCTTGACAAAGCCCGTGGCGCGACTCGTGATGGTGATTTCACGTTCGGATACGACGGTGCCAGAGAGGGAGAGGGCATCACCAAAGACGCAAGAATAAAGGAGAAAAAATAATATAAGAGGTTTCATGGTTGGACTCCGTGGGTAAGTTTTTCAAGGGAAAGCAAGGTTTCAACCCGCTTGTTTTTAGCGGCGTTGTGCTCCAAGATTTTACCTAAAAGCTCCGCATGTTTAATAAGCACGTCGCTCATGGAGGCAAGGTTTTCTTGGTAGCGTCCGAGGTGGTGCTCATAAATTTGCTTAAAAAGAGTAA contains these protein-coding regions:
- a CDS encoding efflux RND transporter permease subunit, with amino-acid sequence MKFERWLLGILASPFKKRAVIGITLLAFIGSLWMFPTQIVKAKMLPGKSADTFSVYVDLPKGSSHVQTTHVTQCVTSLLSGEPHVHSMSVYAGMGGPLDYAGLVKGSGLKQGEHVAEIVVNLTDKTSREEASFALVHRLRPVLQNKCEPLVEGTRIKMVEEPAGPPTLAAVVVELYGENEALLRELNAQVQDVLRNTSGLVDVDTLEEAVHDTFTLEIDAARALSSGVDIKQLHDIVYLAYEGVHVAAQNREDSHTQVPLFLRLDAPALHVKSVGAFEAHLSSLNLHTHTGALVPASELVRIIPTRSQPTLFSKNLQRMHTVVAETDLVSQVYPLLEARNTLKEVLAASYTITNGALFDLHLIHKATGEPIRLVWDGEMKVTMDTFADLGGAFIAALVVIFLLMVVYYKSFALSGIILLGSFLSIIGVIVGHWVMDIFTQTTFFLTATSMIGFIALMGINSRNSLLIIDFAKSMMETGMPKRNAIAHSAATRAKPIFLTAITVVLASAMLALDPIFGGLGVALIFGTMASVVVSLVFVPVLLDQSRAF
- a CDS encoding efflux RND transporter permease subunit, with protein sequence MSQPLQAHTIAGRIARAFLHNPLTPLLGITLLLLGYLALVITPREEDPQIAISGGTIMVMLPGASPEEVRNVIIKPLERKIKEIQGVEHIYGVAAQNMGMLNVMYTIGEDREISNVKLYDKVMQNMDQLPKGALAPLVRPFDIDIDIPILSVAFYLKPDSPLDYVGLTQRVDAVRSGLGGVENLAKMEIKGGATEQYNILVDAHKLSFYGLSLGQVAVQLDALLSKNPNTKLRTKEGELVVFGVQGVLENKTQLQHLIVALHQGAPVYLQDIATITQGEAVQTFERAYVHLPNSLENAHRQVTLTLSKLRGSNAVVIAQEVLEELKAWEEVFANEGIGTLVTRNYGTRADKAVNDLVSNLAVSIVIISLLLVFTLGWRESLIVTFLVPAIFAVTLFVAYLGDQTINRITLFAFLLSLGILVDAAIIVIENIHRHLQTKGSSDRSTDEIILEATDEISAPTNIATIAIILTMVPMAFVGQMMGQFMRPIPLNVPVTIFASLVIAYIFAPYLARRILKRAPKGDSHEV
- a CDS encoding efflux RND transporter periplasmic adaptor subunit, yielding MKPLILFFLLYSCVFGDALSLSGTVVSEREITITSRATGFVKRIHVEEGKSVRKGDVLYEIDANELDQSKHQMELAIAAATLSWQMHHNQLQNASLNLARHQRLFAKEMVAKAEVEHLELSVQNLHAMVDIAAKQIDQAKAQLATLMHQYTYLTIKAPSDGLITQKHLREGEMAMPGVPALRLVDMESLRIHAQLPQSYLSRVHTGSTVAVEIPALELHTQGTIEAIIPVASTHTFKLKIAFEGTAYPGMFARIGLDQ